One part of the Fibrobacter sp. UWR4 genome encodes these proteins:
- a CDS encoding phosphoenolpyruvate carboxykinase (GTP), protein MSLTLNDIKHPKIKAWVEEVIAMCEPDNVVVADGSVEEYNTLMQKCVDAGLATKLAKKENCYLFRSLPSDVARVESRTFISSVKEEDAGPTNHWIDPVELKKTMSGLYKGCMHGRTMYVIPFCMGPLGSAISKNGIEITDSEYVVLNMDIMTRAGKKVLDIFNADPNADFVPCLHSVGKPLNNGETDGGIWPCADVEFKYISQFPEEHLVWSYGSGYGGNALLGKKCFALRIATVLARDEGWLAEHMLILKLTNPEGKVKYVTGAFPSACGKTNLAMLIPTIPGWKVETIGDDIAWMKFGADGRLYAINPEAGFFGVAPGTSAESNKNALISAEKNTIYTNCALTEDGDVWWEGIGYPATGKLVDWKGNTRDALPKDKAPKGEEMAHPNARFTAPAYQCPCIAAEWEDPAGVPISAILFGGRRPSTIPLVHQSLSWNHGVFLGSIVGSEITAASTINAAEVGKIRRDPFAILPFCGYNMGDYFKHWIEIGKKSTEDKLPKIFYVNWFRKDADNAELPGGFMWPGYGDNSRVLAWIFDRCDGKDNAKETPIGLMPADGALNTEGLAECYKKTLPAITSVDVEGWKKELADVKENHYPKFGAHLPKELSDIIDMIQDRLNKA, encoded by the coding sequence ATGTCTCTTACTCTGAACGACATCAAGCACCCGAAGATCAAGGCTTGGGTTGAAGAAGTCATCGCAATGTGCGAACCGGACAACGTTGTTGTTGCTGACGGTTCCGTTGAAGAATACAACACTCTTATGCAGAAGTGCGTTGACGCAGGTCTCGCTACTAAGCTCGCTAAGAAGGAAAACTGCTACCTGTTCCGTTCTCTCCCGTCTGACGTGGCTCGTGTTGAATCCCGTACCTTCATCTCTTCCGTTAAGGAAGAAGACGCAGGTCCGACCAACCACTGGATCGACCCGGTTGAACTGAAGAAGACCATGTCCGGTCTCTACAAGGGTTGTATGCACGGCCGTACCATGTACGTGATTCCGTTCTGCATGGGCCCCCTCGGTTCCGCAATCTCCAAGAACGGTATCGAAATCACTGACTCCGAATACGTCGTTCTCAACATGGACATCATGACTCGCGCCGGCAAGAAGGTTCTCGACATCTTCAACGCTGACCCGAACGCTGACTTCGTTCCTTGCCTCCACTCTGTTGGTAAGCCGCTCAACAACGGCGAAACCGACGGCGGCATCTGGCCCTGCGCTGACGTTGAATTCAAGTACATCTCCCAGTTCCCGGAAGAACACCTCGTGTGGTCCTACGGTTCCGGCTACGGTGGAAACGCCCTGCTCGGCAAGAAGTGCTTCGCTCTCCGTATCGCTACCGTTCTCGCTCGCGACGAAGGCTGGCTGGCTGAACACATGCTCATCCTCAAGCTCACCAACCCGGAAGGCAAGGTCAAGTATGTAACTGGCGCATTCCCGTCTGCTTGCGGTAAGACCAACCTCGCTATGCTCATCCCGACTATCCCGGGCTGGAAGGTCGAAACCATCGGTGACGACATTGCATGGATGAAGTTTGGTGCTGATGGCCGTCTCTACGCCATCAACCCTGAAGCTGGCTTCTTCGGCGTTGCTCCGGGCACCTCCGCAGAATCCAACAAGAACGCTCTTATCTCTGCTGAAAAGAACACCATCTACACCAACTGCGCTCTCACTGAAGATGGCGACGTATGGTGGGAAGGCATTGGCTATCCTGCAACTGGCAAGCTGGTTGACTGGAAGGGCAATACCCGTGACGCTCTCCCCAAGGACAAGGCTCCTAAGGGCGAAGAAATGGCTCACCCCAATGCTCGCTTCACTGCTCCGGCATATCAGTGCCCCTGCATTGCTGCTGAATGGGAAGATCCTGCAGGCGTTCCTATCTCCGCAATCCTCTTCGGTGGCCGTCGTCCGTCCACCATTCCTCTGGTTCACCAGTCCCTGAGCTGGAACCACGGCGTGTTCCTCGGCTCCATCGTTGGTTCCGAAATCACCGCTGCTTCCACCATTAACGCTGCTGAAGTCGGTAAGATCCGTCGCGACCCGTTCGCAATCCTCCCGTTCTGCGGCTACAACATGGGTGACTACTTCAAGCACTGGATCGAAATCGGTAAGAAGTCTACCGAAGACAAGCTCCCCAAGATCTTCTACGTCAACTGGTTCCGTAAGGACGCTGACAATGCAGAACTTCCGGGTGGCTTCATGTGGCCGGGTTACGGCGACAACAGCCGCGTCCTCGCTTGGATCTTCGACCGTTGCGACGGCAAGGACAATGCTAAGGAAACCCCGATTGGTCTGATGCCGGCAGACGGCGCCCTCAACACTGAAGGCCTCGCTGAATGCTACAAGAAGACTCTCCCCGCAATCACCTCCGTTGATGTTGAAGGCTGGAAGAAGGAACTCGCTGACGTTAAGGAAAATCACTATCCGAAGTTCGGCGCTCACCTCCCGAAGGAACTCTCTGACATCATCGACATGATTCAGGATCGCCTCAATAAGGCTTAA
- the glgC gene encoding glucose-1-phosphate adenylyltransferase, with product MSWSYSREHQKNILCMIMAGGQGSRLQPLTRDRAKPAVHFGGTYRIIDFVLNNFINSGIFKIKVLTQFKSDSLNKHISAAWNLNASLDQYVDLVPAQMRTGDEWYRGTADAIFQNINLITDERPDLVAIFGGDHIYKMDINQMIDFHLSRAALLTIAAIPVPVKEASEFGIIEVDQDNRMIGFEEKPKNPKEMPGRPGWCLASMGNYLFTSKFLVRELMKGAENGATDFGKHIIPALYHDYPVYVYDFNTNIVRGEQASTKGYWRDVGTLDAFYEANMDLCSENPPFDLYNNYWPIRTFNWNQPPARFFAGEGEAHQGAAIDSIVSAGCVIGGGTVVKSILSPGVTIQKDAMVEESILFPNVTIGPGAKVRRAIIEKGLHIPAGFQIGYDLERDRKLFHVTESGIVVLAKDTIIKA from the coding sequence ATGAGTTGGTCTTACTCTAGAGAACATCAAAAGAATATTCTCTGCATGATTATGGCCGGTGGTCAGGGCAGCCGTCTGCAGCCCCTCACCCGCGACCGAGCAAAACCCGCCGTTCACTTCGGCGGAACTTACCGCATTATCGACTTCGTACTGAACAACTTCATCAACTCCGGCATTTTCAAGATCAAGGTGTTGACCCAGTTCAAGTCCGACTCTTTGAACAAGCACATTTCTGCTGCCTGGAACCTGAATGCAAGCCTGGACCAGTATGTGGACCTGGTTCCCGCCCAGATGCGTACAGGCGACGAATGGTACCGCGGTACCGCCGACGCCATTTTCCAGAACATCAACTTGATTACCGACGAACGTCCGGACCTGGTGGCAATCTTCGGTGGAGACCATATCTACAAGATGGACATCAACCAGATGATTGATTTTCACCTGTCCCGTGCAGCACTTCTCACCATCGCCGCCATTCCCGTGCCGGTGAAGGAAGCTAGCGAGTTCGGCATTATCGAAGTGGATCAGGACAACCGCATGATCGGCTTCGAAGAAAAGCCCAAGAACCCTAAGGAAATGCCGGGTCGTCCGGGTTGGTGCCTCGCTTCCATGGGCAACTACCTGTTCACCAGCAAGTTCCTGGTCCGCGAGCTGATGAAAGGAGCTGAGAATGGAGCTACCGACTTCGGCAAGCACATTATTCCCGCCCTGTATCACGATTATCCAGTTTACGTCTACGACTTCAATACAAACATCGTTCGTGGTGAACAGGCAAGCACCAAGGGCTACTGGCGCGACGTAGGAACTCTTGACGCCTTTTACGAAGCAAATATGGACCTCTGCTCCGAAAATCCGCCGTTCGACCTTTACAACAACTACTGGCCCATCCGTACTTTCAACTGGAACCAGCCGCCTGCACGATTCTTTGCTGGCGAAGGCGAAGCCCATCAGGGAGCAGCCATCGATTCTATCGTGTCTGCCGGTTGCGTTATCGGTGGCGGCACCGTCGTAAAGAGCATTCTTTCTCCTGGTGTTACCATCCAGAAGGATGCCATGGTGGAAGAATCCATCCTCTTCCCCAACGTGACCATTGGACCGGGCGCCAAGGTACGTAGAGCCATTATCGAAAAGGGCTTGCATATTCCTGCAGGCTTCCAGATTGGCTACGACCTGGAACGCGATCGCAAGCTGTTCCATGTGACAGAATCTGGCATCGTCGTTCTCGCCAAGGATACCATCATCAAAGCCTAA